In a genomic window of Apium graveolens strain L.+W99A mitochondrion, complete genome:
- the orf160a gene encoding hypothetical protein yields MVVIQTTITIALLQLALATSIQKSELFVQMAMAATMRATTMIQKATATQVRGKATTMIAQKRAALGVIQTTITIALLQLALTLYQVISETNPPTSSSTTSTSSPTSSSTSSGTKTTNHSSTSSGNKKKEIQLLMMILLATRLQLIALLIALLTVLISLRM; encoded by the coding sequence ATGGTAGTGATTCAGACAACAATAACAATAGCACTTCTTCAACTAGCTCTGGCAACATCTATCCAGAAGTCAGAACTGTTCGTTCAGATGGCAATGGCAGCTACTATGAGAGCAACAACTATGATACAGAAAGCAACAGCAACACAAGTGCGCGGGAAAGCAACAACTATGATAGCACAGAAGAGAGCAGCTCTGGGAGTGATTCAGACAACAATAACAATAGCACTTCTTCAACTAGCTCTGACTCTATACCAGGTCATATCTGAAACTAATCCACCTACCAGCTCTTCAACAACTAGCACTTCTTCGCCTACCAGCTCTTCAACTAGCTCTGGCACCAAGACTACTAACCATTCTTCAACTAGCTCTGGCAACAAAAAGAAAGAGATACAACTTCTTATGATGATTCTTCTAGCAACAAGACTACAACTGATAGCACTTCTTATAGCACTGTTGACAGTCTTAATAAGCCTACGGATGTGA
- the orf129a gene encoding hypothetical protein: MFPDARRCIFPMVVRCHLSPSVDQFPTPPPSSRSQAQSPGSGTFLDRQQSKKERTMATWPTNKPFTVALLPLEPHSLPSSQNNKYSGYNESDIDLSESYDSKSEVKRSKTTILKQKLALAARMSEAMMA, translated from the coding sequence ATGTTCCCAGATGCTCGGAGATGCATCTTTCCTATGGTGGTTAGGTGCCATCTAAGCCCTTCAGTTGACCAATTCCCTACCCCACCTCCAAGTAGCCGATCTCAAGCACAAAGTCCTGGATCTGGCACCTTTCTCGACCGGCAACAAAGCAAGAAAGAAAGAACAATGGCTACTTGGCCCACAAACAAACCTTTCACAGTTGCACTCCTCCCGCTAGAACCACATTCTTTGCCTAGCAGCCAAAACAACAAGTACTCAGGCTACAATGAAAGTGATATTGATCTGAGTGAAAGCTATGATTCTAAGAGCGAAGTGAAACGAAGCAAGACAACGATACTGAAACAAAAACTAGCTCTAGCGGCAAGGATGAGCGAAGCGATGATGGCTTGA